In one Melopsittacus undulatus isolate bMelUnd1 chromosome 4, bMelUnd1.mat.Z, whole genome shotgun sequence genomic region, the following are encoded:
- the C1QL2 gene encoding complement C1q-like protein 2 encodes MTVALLVALPLLLLQAPAESGAHYEMMGTCRMICDPYSGGRPPGPGSTAAVEALQDLGANPPPPFVQGPKGEPGRPGKPGPRGPPGEPGPPGPRGPPGERGDAGKPGLPGLALAGTGGGGSGGGAAAGGETAGGLSAAFSGPRIAFYVGLKSPHEGYEVLKFDDVVTNLGNHYDPASGKFTCQVRGIYFFTYHILMRGGDGTSMWADLCKNGQVRASAIAQDADQNYDYASNSVVLHLDSGDEVYVKLDGGKAHGGNNNKYSTFSGFLLYPD; translated from the exons ATGACCGTCGCCCTGCTCGTCGCCttgcccctgctgctgctgcaggcgCCAGCTGAGAGCGGCGCCCACTACGAGATGATGGGCACCTGCCGCATGATCTGCGACCCGTACAGCGGCGGGCGGCCGCCCGGCCCCGGCAGCACCGCCGCCGTGGAGGCCCTGCAGGACCTGGGCGCCAACCCCCCGCCGCCCTTCGTTCAGGGACCCAAGGGAGAGCCTGGCCGGCCGGGCAAGCCGGGGCCCCGCGGACCGCCCGGTGAGCCGGGTCCGCCGGGTCCGCGGGGCCCGCCGGGGGAGAGGGGAGACGCTGGGAAGCCGGGGCTGCCCGGGCTTGCACTGGCCGGTACGGGCGGCGGCGGGAGCGGCGGAGGGGCGGCGGCGGGAGGAGAGACGGCGGGCGGGCTGAGCGCTGCCTTCAGCGGGCCGCGCATCGCCTTCTACGTGGGGCTGAAAAGCCCCCACGAAGGCTACGAGGTCCTTAAGTTCGACGACGTGGTGACCAACCTTGGCAACCACTACGATCCGGCCAGCGGCAAGTTCACCTGCCAGGTGCGCGGCATCTACTTCTTCACCTACCACATCCTCATGCGCGGCGGCGACGGCACCAGCATGTGGGCCGACCTCTGCAAGAACGGGCAG GTGCGCGCCAGTGCCATCGCCCAAGATGCAGACCAGAACTACGACTACGCCAGCAACAGTGTGGTGCTGCACCTGGATTCTGGCGACGAGGTGTATGTCAAGCTCGATGGAGGAAAAGCTCATGGAGGCAACAATAATAAGTACAGCACTTTCTCTGGCTTTCTTTTATACCCTGATTAA